The following are encoded together in the Nocardioides okcheonensis genome:
- a CDS encoding phosphotransferase, protein MEDGAVLTPLAGGHSGRTFAAEVAGERAVVRIYPPVDGRGHRPPEVDEAVLRLVRGLVPVPEVLEVRRVRPGAGEPGLLVTSRLPGERGDLVLAGLDDDGAARLGRALGAVAGTLAGMPSLRPGAFLDADLALGALPGDGLVEWVALRLGAWSERDLGRLEDVAVRAQDLLDTVGRACVVHGDLNPKNVLVDPSGPDLTGVVDWEFAHAGHPWTDVGNLVRLDRRPAYVEGVLSAWTDLRGGRPEELLEGARAADLWALVDLAARAGESPVADRAEVLLRAVAATGDLHAWPFAR, encoded by the coding sequence ATGGAGGACGGGGCCGTGCTGACGCCGCTGGCCGGTGGCCACTCCGGGAGGACCTTCGCCGCCGAGGTCGCGGGGGAGCGGGCCGTGGTCCGGATCTACCCGCCCGTGGACGGCCGCGGGCACCGTCCGCCGGAGGTCGACGAGGCCGTCCTGCGCCTGGTGCGCGGCCTGGTCCCGGTGCCCGAGGTGCTCGAGGTCCGACGGGTGCGTCCGGGCGCGGGGGAGCCGGGCCTGCTGGTGACCAGTCGGCTGCCGGGGGAGCGTGGCGACCTCGTCCTCGCCGGGCTCGACGACGACGGCGCCGCGCGCCTCGGCCGGGCACTCGGCGCGGTCGCCGGCACGCTGGCGGGGATGCCGTCGCTGCGCCCCGGAGCGTTCCTCGACGCCGACCTCGCGCTCGGCGCGCTGCCCGGCGACGGGCTCGTCGAGTGGGTGGCCCTGCGCCTCGGCGCGTGGTCCGAGCGCGACCTCGGGCGCCTCGAGGACGTGGCGGTCCGCGCGCAGGACCTGCTCGACACGGTCGGTCGCGCCTGCGTCGTGCACGGCGACCTCAACCCGAAGAACGTGCTCGTCGATCCCTCGGGACCCGACCTCACCGGGGTGGTCGACTGGGAGTTCGCCCACGCCGGACACCCCTGGACCGACGTCGGCAACCTGGTCCGGCTGGACCGTCGACCGGCCTACGTCGAGGGCGTGCTGTCGGCGTGGACCGACCTGCGCGGCGGGCGCCCCGAGGAGCTGCTGGAGGGGGCGCGCGCGGCCGACCTGTGGGCGCTGGTCGACCTCGCGGCGCGGGCGGGGGAGAGCCCCGTCGCGGACCGCGCGGAGGTGCTCCTGCGGGCCGTCGCCGCGACGGGCGACCTGCACGCGTGGCCGTTCGCCCGCTGA
- a CDS encoding Ig-like domain-containing protein codes for MHVRTPRRSAAAGVVLALLAPTALVTLAQPATAQPLPATYGATAHGDIVDLDAQVLGTGSLAGAVIGHSRSTVASDSGGGTSDATSANLDAQLLFGGVPIAPDRETATAPPSSDPPERTLVDLPLDLLAGVDAVTGDVQAAWNGAASCVPATGGERVLSDARTALAGVTLLDLPAPVGTLAEVQASQTRSRTALVDRGTTSDVVARTTTTVGDIDLLGGQVTVDVTNPVVLQARSDGTTGSAGFVSPPTITATVGGTPVDIPLNGQPQRIDLPGALEPLVDLSITAFTPTDQSSGATGRGTLDALLRIDLDVLGLLPGAPAAADVSLAVAPMSVEASAPAGGVECGADDTTAPEAPVITAPADGSVTDDATPEFSGTAEPGSTVVVRDPAGTEVCTDQADGDGAWSCTPTTALPDGEATYTATATDAAGNTSAPDSTTVTIDTTAPQVTVFTPADGSATTDLTPEVTGVGEPGATITVREGGTTVCTTTADGDGAWSCSATTPLVLGQHTFTATARDAAGNTAEASTTFTVVFVGGGDTTAPDAPVITAPADGASTQDTTPRIGGTGETGATVIVREGSTVLCTAVVTGDGTWACTPARELAVGQHAVTATQADASGNTSPADTSTFTVVRAPAPPPGDSDGDGVDDQQEGTLGTNPNDADSDDDGLGDGAEVNTHGTSPLDPDSDNDGLTDGAEVNTHGTDPRDADSDDDGLKDGREVRGMKIRERFEVCGRKARSSITVRTDPLRADTDRDGISDGREVKGYRIKQRVTQRVSLRGKGKTLRTVVIGKTRTNPRKLDTDRDGLKDKVEKTGKANKRHGKAKTDPSKCDTDRGGVSDGREVRAGSDPSDIRSGPRGAMSRRDRSDRLPGSMG; via the coding sequence ATGCACGTACGCACACCACGGCGGTCCGCCGCGGCAGGGGTCGTCCTCGCGCTGCTGGCACCGACCGCACTCGTCACGCTCGCGCAACCGGCCACGGCGCAGCCGCTGCCGGCGACCTACGGCGCCACCGCCCACGGCGACATCGTCGACCTCGACGCCCAGGTGCTCGGGACCGGCTCGCTGGCGGGTGCCGTGATCGGCCACAGCCGCAGCACCGTCGCGAGCGACTCCGGGGGCGGCACGAGCGACGCCACGTCGGCCAACCTCGACGCCCAGCTGCTGTTCGGCGGCGTCCCCATCGCGCCGGACCGGGAGACCGCCACTGCCCCGCCGTCCAGCGACCCGCCCGAGCGCACCCTCGTCGACCTGCCGCTCGACCTGCTGGCAGGGGTCGACGCGGTCACCGGCGACGTGCAGGCGGCCTGGAACGGCGCGGCCTCCTGCGTCCCGGCCACCGGCGGTGAGCGCGTGCTGTCCGACGCGCGCACCGCCCTGGCCGGCGTCACGCTCCTCGACCTGCCCGCCCCGGTGGGCACGCTCGCCGAGGTGCAGGCGTCGCAGACCCGCAGCCGCACGGCGCTCGTCGACCGCGGCACCACGTCGGACGTGGTCGCGCGCACCACCACCACCGTCGGGGACATCGACCTGCTCGGCGGCCAGGTGACGGTCGACGTGACCAACCCGGTGGTGCTGCAGGCCCGGTCGGACGGCACGACCGGCAGTGCCGGCTTCGTGAGCCCGCCGACCATCACCGCCACGGTCGGCGGCACCCCGGTCGACATCCCGCTCAACGGCCAGCCGCAGCGCATCGACCTGCCGGGCGCGCTCGAGCCGCTCGTGGACCTCTCGATCACTGCGTTCACCCCGACCGACCAGTCGTCCGGCGCGACCGGCCGCGGCACCCTCGACGCGCTGCTCCGCATCGACCTCGACGTCCTCGGCCTGCTGCCGGGTGCTCCCGCGGCGGCCGACGTGTCGCTCGCGGTCGCGCCGATGTCGGTCGAGGCGAGCGCCCCGGCCGGCGGCGTCGAGTGCGGCGCGGACGACACCACCGCGCCGGAGGCACCGGTGATCACCGCGCCGGCGGACGGCTCCGTCACCGACGACGCGACGCCCGAGTTCTCCGGGACCGCCGAGCCGGGCTCGACCGTCGTCGTGCGCGACCCCGCGGGCACGGAGGTCTGCACCGACCAGGCCGACGGGGACGGCGCGTGGAGCTGCACCCCGACGACCGCGCTGCCGGACGGCGAGGCGACCTACACCGCCACCGCGACCGACGCCGCGGGCAACACCTCGGCGCCCGACTCGACCACCGTCACCATCGACACCACCGCCCCACAGGTCACCGTCTTCACCCCGGCCGACGGGTCGGCGACGACCGACCTCACCCCGGAGGTCACCGGCGTGGGCGAGCCCGGCGCCACGATCACCGTGCGCGAGGGTGGGACCACCGTGTGCACCACCACCGCCGACGGGGACGGCGCGTGGTCGTGCTCGGCCACCACCCCGCTGGTGCTCGGGCAGCACACGTTCACCGCGACGGCCAGGGACGCCGCAGGCAACACCGCCGAGGCCTCGACGACCTTCACCGTCGTCTTCGTCGGAGGCGGCGACACCACGGCCCCCGACGCGCCGGTCATCACCGCACCCGCCGACGGTGCGAGCACCCAGGACACCACCCCGCGCATCGGCGGGACCGGGGAGACCGGTGCCACCGTCATCGTGCGCGAGGGATCGACGGTGCTCTGCACCGCGGTCGTCACCGGCGACGGCACGTGGGCGTGCACCCCGGCCCGCGAGCTCGCGGTGGGCCAGCACGCCGTGACCGCGACCCAGGCCGACGCGTCGGGCAACACCAGCCCGGCCGACACCAGCACGTTCACCGTGGTGCGGGCTCCTGCTCCCCCGCCCGGCGACAGCGACGGCGACGGCGTCGACGACCAGCAGGAGGGCACGCTCGGCACCAACCCGAACGACGCCGACTCCGACGACGACGGGCTCGGCGACGGCGCCGAGGTCAACACCCACGGCACCAGCCCGCTCGACCCGGACTCCGACAACGACGGGCTCACCGACGGCGCCGAGGTCAACACCCACGGCACCGACCCCCGCGACGCCGACAGCGACGACGACGGCCTCAAGGACGGTCGCGAGGTCAGGGGGATGAAGATCCGGGAGCGCTTCGAGGTGTGCGGGCGCAAGGCCCGGTCCTCGATCACGGTCCGCACGGACCCGCTGCGCGCGGACACCGACCGCGACGGGATCTCGGACGGCCGCGAGGTCAAGGGCTACCGGATCAAGCAGCGGGTGACCCAGCGAGTCTCGCTGCGGGGCAAGGGCAAGACCCTGCGGACCGTCGTGATCGGCAAGACGCGCACCAACCCGCGGAAGTTGGACACCGACCGCGACGGGCTGAAGGACAAGGTCGAGAAGACCGGCAAGGCCAACAAGCGGCACGGGAAGGCGAAGACCGACCCGAGCAAGTGCGACACCGACCGCGGAGGCGTGAGCGACGGGCGCGAGGTGCGCGCGGGCTCCGACCCGAGCGACATCCGCTCGGGGCCGCGGGGCGCGATGTCGCGCAGGGACCGCAGCGACCGGCTGCCGGGCTCCATGGGCTGA
- a CDS encoding transglutaminase-like domain-containing protein — MTSGPQDGRSTVVDALVVVGAMALVLTLLDESFWSRAYLVAGLVPVVFLLVLAWTLRRSADGVWLYALVAVLAYAPLGALAALRRPGPWVVPTVDTMSRVLGDTWSAPRLFVSTLPPVEASGSVMLLPYAIGFFTALPAAWLAVATRRPLAPVVAVLGGLAATIPMAVLVPDHYVLRGIVLTVVLLTWAAARSRRLEAVVGSVRSGLVGTLVAVVVVASVSGLVGLLTPDDDQTDRTRLDPAGEGVAARTLDSLVAPSAGRAPLLRVSGLPDGARVRFGALDAYTPGAWVAADESPGAGPSGTFRRISPQVDPLHDGEEVEVRVRVRPAYTSDWLPTFGELTTIRLESTDGRTQLADVRYNQASSSALVVGGVNPRDDYTFTAVAPPTGFGAGDATMEPTDDQRQPEGAFLDQFLEPFDRADLTPLRRVLLVARYLRLNGEVRLSGTSSQSPVDLGLRLMGARHIVATPFQYSAVTALAAARLGVPARVVVGAAPGRGGTVLQSDVESWVELQFADGTWRTLDPSRYTGVHPYTEDDSDEVVEAGEWVTRELDVDDSEIKIPKGADIDLPPDAVIEEQHGPWWVVGVAAAVLAGAVLLLWASVPVVKAVRRRRRRGSDPTALHVDAWQEVLDTARDLGRPVPEGWSRVAQARALGVDVELARRADAVVFAPVAAAPGDGARFWEDCAALRRGLLDREGRRRRTWSHLNPSSLLAGRARRRAPRGSAGEVRHEDRGAGRQPAAHL, encoded by the coding sequence ATGACCTCGGGGCCGCAGGACGGACGCTCGACCGTCGTCGACGCGCTCGTCGTCGTCGGCGCGATGGCGCTGGTGCTGACCCTCCTCGACGAGAGCTTCTGGTCGCGCGCCTACCTCGTGGCCGGGCTGGTGCCGGTGGTGTTCCTCCTCGTCCTGGCCTGGACGCTGCGGCGGTCCGCGGACGGCGTGTGGCTCTACGCGCTCGTCGCCGTCCTCGCCTACGCGCCACTCGGCGCCCTGGCGGCCCTGCGGCGTCCCGGGCCGTGGGTCGTGCCGACGGTCGACACGATGAGCCGGGTGCTGGGGGACACGTGGTCGGCCCCGCGCCTGTTCGTCAGCACGCTCCCTCCCGTGGAGGCCTCCGGCAGCGTGATGCTGCTGCCCTACGCGATCGGCTTCTTCACCGCGCTCCCGGCCGCCTGGCTGGCGGTCGCCACCCGGCGTCCGCTCGCCCCCGTGGTCGCCGTGCTGGGCGGGCTGGCGGCCACGATCCCGATGGCCGTGCTGGTGCCCGACCACTACGTTCTGCGCGGCATCGTGCTCACGGTGGTGCTGCTCACCTGGGCCGCGGCACGCAGCCGTCGCCTCGAGGCCGTCGTCGGGTCGGTGCGGTCCGGGCTGGTGGGCACGCTGGTCGCGGTGGTCGTGGTGGCCTCGGTGTCGGGGCTGGTGGGGCTGCTGACGCCGGACGACGACCAGACCGACCGGACCCGTCTCGACCCCGCGGGCGAGGGTGTCGCGGCGCGCACGCTCGACTCGCTGGTCGCGCCCTCGGCGGGACGGGCGCCGCTGCTCAGGGTGAGCGGGCTGCCCGACGGCGCGCGGGTGCGGTTCGGCGCGCTCGACGCCTACACGCCCGGTGCGTGGGTGGCGGCCGACGAGTCGCCGGGAGCCGGTCCGTCCGGCACCTTCCGCCGGATCTCGCCGCAGGTCGACCCGCTGCACGACGGCGAGGAGGTCGAGGTCCGGGTGCGGGTCCGGCCGGCCTACACGAGCGACTGGCTGCCGACGTTCGGTGAGCTCACCACGATCCGCCTCGAGTCGACCGACGGGCGCACCCAGCTCGCGGACGTCCGCTACAACCAGGCCTCCTCCAGCGCCCTGGTGGTCGGCGGGGTGAACCCGCGCGACGACTACACCTTCACGGCCGTCGCGCCGCCGACCGGGTTCGGCGCCGGCGACGCGACCATGGAGCCCACCGACGACCAGCGCCAGCCCGAGGGCGCGTTCCTCGACCAGTTCCTCGAGCCGTTCGACCGCGCCGACCTGACGCCGTTGCGTCGCGTCCTGCTGGTGGCGCGCTACCTCCGGCTCAACGGCGAGGTCCGGCTCAGCGGGACCTCCTCGCAGTCACCCGTCGACCTCGGCCTGCGGCTGATGGGCGCCAGGCACATCGTGGCGACACCCTTCCAGTACTCCGCGGTGACGGCCCTCGCCGCCGCGCGGCTCGGTGTCCCGGCCCGCGTGGTGGTCGGGGCCGCACCCGGCCGCGGCGGCACGGTCCTGCAGTCCGACGTCGAGTCGTGGGTCGAGCTCCAGTTCGCCGACGGCACGTGGCGCACCCTCGACCCGAGCCGCTACACCGGCGTGCACCCCTACACCGAGGACGACAGCGACGAGGTCGTCGAGGCGGGTGAGTGGGTCACCCGCGAGCTCGACGTCGACGACTCCGAGATCAAGATCCCCAAGGGTGCCGACATCGACCTGCCGCCCGACGCGGTCATCGAGGAGCAGCACGGACCGTGGTGGGTCGTCGGTGTCGCGGCGGCCGTGCTGGCGGGTGCGGTGCTGCTGCTGTGGGCCTCCGTCCCGGTGGTGAAGGCGGTGCGGCGGCGCCGGCGGCGGGGGTCCGACCCGACGGCGCTCCACGTCGATGCCTGGCAGGAGGTGCTGGACACGGCGCGTGACCTGGGCCGACCGGTGCCGGAGGGCTGGAGCCGGGTGGCGCAGGCCCGGGCGCTCGGGGTGGACGTCGAGCTCGCGCGGCGCGCCGATGCGGTCGTCTTCGCACCCGTCGCCGCGGCACCGGGGGACGGCGCCCGGTTCTGGGAGGACTGCGCGGCGCTGCGGCGCGGCCTGCTCGACCGCGAGGGCCGGCGACGGCGTACGTGGTCCCACCTGAACCCGTCCTCCCTGCTCGCCGGTCGGGCCAGGCGCCGGGCACCGCGGGGGTCAGCGGGCGAGGTGCGCCACGAAGATCGCGGTGCCGGGCGTCAGCCGGCCGCGCACCTGTGA
- a CDS encoding DUF3068 domain-containing protein, with amino-acid sequence MRKGFGIGLSVLGGFLVTLAILAQFWAPGRLMKTPLDTDSLTLLDGTAELSDGNGGTTEFPVKAFSVTRADSERSDSDVIVFQNSSCLVKDEGGIDECVSADDPEERLVSASTDNFATDRRTALAVDDPKYLPPSAEDKQGLINKWPFEAEKKTYQYWDGFAGEAVDAVYDRTEDVDGLETYVYAIDVSDAPIELSDGVQGTYSVQREIWIDPTTGAIINQSEQQQRIDSDGNPFLILDYGFTEDQIAGNADDAKSNASALDLVTKTVPLIGWIVGIPALLIGIALQLMRRRSAA; translated from the coding sequence ATGCGCAAGGGCTTCGGCATCGGTTTGTCGGTGCTGGGTGGATTCTTGGTCACCCTGGCCATCCTGGCCCAGTTCTGGGCCCCCGGGAGGCTGATGAAGACGCCGCTCGACACGGACAGCCTCACCCTGCTCGACGGGACCGCGGAGCTCTCCGACGGCAACGGTGGCACCACCGAGTTCCCGGTCAAGGCCTTCAGCGTCACGCGCGCCGACTCCGAGCGCTCCGACTCCGACGTGATCGTCTTCCAGAACTCCAGCTGCCTGGTCAAGGACGAGGGCGGCATCGACGAGTGCGTCAGCGCCGACGACCCCGAGGAGCGCCTCGTCTCGGCGAGCACGGACAACTTCGCGACCGACCGCCGCACGGCGCTCGCCGTCGACGACCCGAAGTACCTCCCGCCGAGCGCCGAGGACAAGCAGGGCCTGATCAACAAGTGGCCCTTCGAGGCGGAGAAGAAGACCTACCAGTACTGGGACGGCTTCGCCGGCGAGGCGGTCGACGCCGTCTACGACCGCACGGAGGACGTCGACGGGCTCGAGACCTACGTCTACGCCATCGACGTCTCCGACGCCCCGATCGAGCTCAGCGACGGCGTGCAGGGCACCTACTCGGTGCAGCGCGAGATCTGGATCGACCCCACCACCGGGGCGATCATCAACCAGTCCGAGCAGCAGCAGCGCATCGACTCCGACGGCAACCCGTTCCTCATCCTCGACTACGGCTTCACCGAGGACCAGATCGCGGGCAACGCCGACGACGCCAAGTCCAACGCCAGCGCGCTGGACCTGGTCACCAAGACCGTCCCGCTGATCGGCTGGATCGTCGGCATCCCCGCGCTGCTGATCGGCATCGCGCTGCAGCTCATGCGTCGCCGCTCCGCCGCCTGA
- a CDS encoding AAA family ATPase: MPDIATVHTDDVRWFSETFDRAARNMESAVLGKRHVVRLALTCLVSGGHLLLEDLPGTGKTMLARALAKSLDCSFARIQFTPDLLPSDVTGVTVYDQAHGEFSFHPGPIFHSVVLADEINRASPKTQSALLEVMEEGHVTVDGRTHEVRRPFMVIATQNPIEQAGTYQLPEAQLDRFLMRTSVGHPDAESTEMLLAESQVRDRAAGLGPVISTTEIQQMSQLADMVHVDRSLIAYVRRLAEASRELPDVRIGLSTRGALAWVRTAKAWALAEGRGHVVPEDVATLAHPVLVHRLLMSSGAAFGGLTPDQVIDDLLAQVPVPRSGA, translated from the coding sequence ATGCCTGACATCGCGACCGTCCACACCGACGACGTCCGGTGGTTCTCCGAGACGTTCGACCGCGCGGCCCGCAACATGGAGTCGGCGGTGCTCGGCAAGCGGCACGTCGTCCGGCTCGCGCTGACCTGCCTGGTGTCGGGTGGGCACCTCCTCCTGGAGGACCTGCCCGGCACCGGCAAGACCATGCTGGCCCGCGCCCTGGCGAAGTCGCTGGACTGCTCGTTCGCGCGCATCCAGTTCACGCCGGACCTGCTGCCGTCGGACGTCACGGGCGTGACCGTCTACGACCAGGCGCACGGGGAGTTCTCCTTCCACCCCGGTCCGATCTTCCACAGCGTGGTCCTCGCGGACGAGATCAACCGCGCCTCGCCGAAGACGCAGTCGGCACTGCTGGAGGTGATGGAGGAGGGGCACGTCACCGTCGACGGCCGGACCCACGAGGTGCGCCGCCCGTTCATGGTGATCGCGACCCAGAACCCGATCGAGCAGGCCGGCACCTACCAGCTGCCGGAGGCGCAGCTCGACCGGTTCCTGATGCGCACCAGCGTCGGCCACCCCGACGCTGAGTCCACGGAGATGCTGCTGGCCGAGTCGCAGGTGCGCGACCGGGCCGCGGGGCTCGGACCGGTCATCAGCACGACCGAGATCCAGCAGATGTCGCAGCTCGCGGACATGGTCCACGTCGACCGGTCGCTCATCGCCTACGTCCGGCGCCTCGCCGAGGCGTCGCGTGAGCTCCCCGACGTCCGCATCGGGCTGTCCACCCGCGGCGCGCTCGCGTGGGTCCGCACCGCCAAGGCGTGGGCGCTCGCCGAGGGACGCGGACACGTCGTGCCCGAGGACGTCGCCACCCTGGCCCACCCGGTGCTGGTGCACCGCCTGCTCATGTCGTCGGGCGCCGCGTTCGGCGGCCTGACCCCGGACCAGGTCATCGACGACCTGCTCGCGCAGGTCCCGGTGCCCCGCAGCGGCGCGTGA
- a CDS encoding class I SAM-dependent methyltransferase: MEDHLPQSVRVERRPVTERESRLANGPDWDRYADEYQATHGAFLGDAGFVWGPEGHTEDELGILGDVADRDVLEVGSGAGQCSRWVRTRGGRAYGLDLSHRQLQHSLRLDEETGTAVPSVRGTATALPFADGSFDVVFCSFGALQFVSDIDDALGEVARVLRPGGRFAFSITHPTRWMFPDDPGPAGLTATQSYWDRTPYVEIDDASGVVSYVEHHRTLGDWVRLLAGHRFTLADLVEPEWPEGHDRVWGGWSQVRGRLTPGTAIFVAHLAR; encoded by the coding sequence GTGGAGGACCACCTGCCGCAGTCCGTGCGGGTCGAGAGGCGACCGGTCACCGAGCGCGAGTCACGGCTGGCCAACGGGCCCGACTGGGACCGCTACGCCGACGAGTACCAGGCCACCCACGGGGCGTTCCTCGGCGACGCCGGCTTCGTCTGGGGACCGGAGGGGCACACCGAGGACGAGCTCGGCATCCTCGGCGACGTCGCCGACCGCGACGTGCTCGAGGTGGGCAGCGGTGCCGGGCAGTGCTCCCGCTGGGTCCGCACCCGCGGCGGTCGCGCGTACGGCCTCGACCTCTCCCACCGCCAGCTCCAGCACTCGCTGCGACTCGACGAGGAGACCGGGACGGCCGTCCCCTCGGTGCGGGGCACCGCGACCGCCCTGCCCTTCGCCGACGGCTCGTTCGACGTCGTCTTCTGCTCCTTCGGCGCGCTCCAGTTCGTCAGCGACATCGACGACGCGCTGGGCGAGGTCGCCCGCGTGCTGCGTCCGGGCGGCCGGTTCGCCTTCTCGATCACCCACCCCACCCGCTGGATGTTCCCCGACGACCCGGGCCCGGCCGGCCTCACCGCCACGCAGTCCTACTGGGACCGCACGCCCTACGTCGAGATCGACGACGCTTCCGGGGTGGTGTCCTACGTCGAGCACCACCGGACGCTGGGCGACTGGGTCCGGCTGCTCGCCGGCCACCGCTTCACCCTGGCCGACCTCGTCGAGCCCGAGTGGCCCGAGGGGCACGACCGGGTGTGGGGCGGCTGGTCACAGGTGCGCGGCCGGCTGACGCCCGGCACCGCGATCTTCGTGGCGCACCTCGCCCGCTGA
- a CDS encoding DUF58 domain-containing protein, with the protein MSRRSPVRPGGRLAPLVASARRWPRLVTPLGRGVLLTGVLTLTVAVALNWQEFVQLGVAAIALVGVGLAWQALPGAPSTSLVLRPSRLVEGGATASAELRVHAGAVPMLFPKVVVPVGPREVAVRLPFLGPYAEHTASVALPALPRGVHAVGPVAHEKADPVGLVSRRVSSGTPTELFVAPRVVELSVFAGGLTNDLDGATSQQLSMSDLAFHALREYAPGDDLRHVHWRSSAKAGELLVRQYHETRRGHVTILLDDCAGSYRRLRDFELAVSVAASVALRAVRDDFDTYLRCGPHVARGRSAAEMTDASCRFVTARDDRYLPLAAEAAGAVSGTGLVVQVTGAARTVADLHAAAGRFGQGVDWLVVRADSEGRAATDDAAGVHQVVVPELALLPELMARGRR; encoded by the coding sequence GTGAGCCGACGCAGCCCGGTCCGCCCCGGCGGCCGGCTCGCCCCGCTGGTGGCCTCCGCGCGGAGGTGGCCGCGGCTGGTGACGCCGCTCGGCCGGGGCGTCCTCCTGACGGGGGTGCTCACCCTCACCGTCGCCGTCGCCCTCAACTGGCAGGAGTTCGTGCAGCTCGGGGTCGCGGCGATCGCCCTGGTGGGCGTCGGGCTGGCCTGGCAGGCACTGCCCGGTGCGCCGTCCACGTCCCTCGTCCTGCGCCCGAGCCGGCTGGTCGAGGGCGGAGCGACGGCGAGCGCCGAGCTGCGCGTCCACGCAGGAGCGGTGCCGATGCTGTTCCCGAAGGTCGTCGTGCCGGTCGGTCCGCGCGAGGTCGCGGTGCGGCTCCCGTTCCTCGGGCCCTACGCCGAGCACACCGCGTCCGTCGCGCTGCCCGCCCTGCCGCGAGGGGTGCACGCCGTCGGCCCGGTCGCGCACGAGAAGGCCGACCCGGTCGGGCTGGTGAGCCGGCGGGTGTCGTCCGGCACCCCGACCGAGCTGTTCGTCGCTCCCCGCGTGGTCGAGCTCTCGGTGTTCGCCGGTGGCCTCACCAACGACCTGGACGGCGCGACCAGCCAGCAGCTGTCGATGAGCGACCTGGCGTTCCACGCCCTGCGGGAGTACGCACCCGGTGACGACCTGCGCCACGTCCACTGGCGCAGCTCGGCCAAGGCCGGCGAGCTGCTGGTGCGCCAGTACCACGAGACCAGGCGCGGTCACGTGACCATCCTCCTCGACGACTGCGCCGGGTCCTACCGGCGGCTGCGCGACTTCGAGCTGGCGGTGTCGGTGGCGGCCTCGGTCGCGCTGCGCGCCGTGCGTGACGACTTCGACACCTACCTGCGGTGCGGGCCGCACGTCGCCCGCGGGCGGAGCGCGGCCGAGATGACCGACGCGAGCTGCCGTTTCGTCACCGCGCGCGACGACCGCTACCTCCCGCTGGCCGCGGAGGCGGCGGGCGCGGTCAGCGGCACCGGCCTGGTGGTCCAGGTGACCGGGGCCGCGCGCACCGTCGCCGACCTGCACGCCGCCGCGGGCCGGTTCGGCCAGGGCGTCGACTGGCTGGTGGTCCGCGCCGACAGCGAGGGCCGGGCGGCGACCGACGACGCGGCGGGCGTGCACCAGGTCGTCGTGCCCGAGCTCGCGTTGCTGCCGGAGCTGATGGCGAGGGGACGACGATGA